The following nucleotide sequence is from Microthrixaceae bacterium.
ACACCGACACCCATCTGTGTGACAGCCAGTCTCCGGCCCGCATGGAGGGCGGGGACACCTTCGGGTGGATCAACCCCGGTACCGACGGCGGCTATCGGCCACAGGAGAGCCTGACAACCCACGTGTTCGACCGGATGGTGGCCGCCACCAACGCCGTTGTCGAGAGCCCGGACTCGGGGGCGGTCATGGCCTGGTGCGTGCAGACCGGCGACAACACCGACAATCGCACCGTGGCCGAGATGGCCTGGTGGTTGTCGGTGTTGGAGGGGAGGCCGATGGCCCCCGACACCGGCGCCGCCGGCCGCTACGAGGGGGTGCAGCGCTCGGGGTGGAGGGGGGCGTGGCATCCCGACGACCCCCGGTGTCGAGACATCTACGGTCGGGCCGGCTTCCCACATCTGCCGGGCTTGCTCGACGCGGCGGTGGCCGAGTTCGAGCCGGTGGGGCTGGACGTGCCGTGGTTGGCGGTGTTCGGCAACCACGACAGCCTTTTCACGGGAACCTTCGGCCCGATCCGGGGTCTGCGCATCGATCAGCTCCAACCAATGCTGGAGGGGACGTCGGCCAAGCCAACCGGAACCGTTGGTCTGGTCCGCGCCATCGTCCACGCCACCGTCCTGGGTGCCGACGTGTCGCGTTGGGAACGGTGGGCCGAGCGGGTCCCCGTCGGTGTCCGCCAGGTGACACCGGATCGCTCTTCCCGGTCGGCACTGTCTCGAGTCGACTATGTGAAGGCGCTGCTCGAAGACGCTCCTCGCCACGGGCCGTTAGGGCACGGGTTCACGGCCGCGAACCTCGCTGAATCGACCAGCTGGTGGTCGCGCTCAGAGGGGGACCATGTGCAGGTGATCGGTCTCGACACCTGCAACCACACCAACGGTGACGGCGGCGGACTAGGTCCCCGGCAGTTCGAGTGGTTGGAGTCCGAGTTGATGACCCATAACCGTCGGTTCCGCGACCGAACCGGTGAGTGGGTCGACGGTGATGGTCCCGACCGCCTCGTCATCTTGGTCAGCCACCACAACTCCTGGACCATGGACAACACGAACAGCGATGACGCCGATCCCGGGCGCCGGGTGGGGGGTGCCGAACTGGTCCGATTCCTGCACCGGTTCCCCAACGTGGTGCTGTGGGTGAACGGTCACAGCCATGAACACCGGGTCATCCACCATCGTCGGCCGGATTCCACCGGAGGGTCTGCGGGGCCGAACACGGCCCGCCGGATGGAGGCCGCGGGGTCGATGAGGGTCTCCGATGAGGCAGCGGCGGTCGTGGAAGGGTTCTGGGAGGTGGACACGGCCAGCTTGATCGACTTCTCCCAGCAGGGGCGGACCTTCGAGCTGTTCGACAACGGCGACGGGACGGTGTCCATCCTGACCACCGTCATCGACCACGCCTCGCCGCCGCGTGCCCCCCGTCATCGCCACGGCCGATGGACGGTGGGCGAGATGGCTTCGTTGAGCCGGGAGCTGGCGGTGAACGATGCCCGCTGGATCGATCCCGTCGGCCTGCTCGGGTCGATCTACGACCGCAACGTGGAGTTGCTGTTGCCGACGCCGTTTCGACTCCGGTAGTGGCCGTTGGACGCGGCGTCGTCGCGGCGGTCCCGATCTGTGGTGATGTCGCGTCAGAGGCTGGTGGGATGGTCAGGTCGGGACGCGGATGCGGTGGTGGCGTGCTCGGTCCAGTAGGTGGGCGGGACGAGCGGGGGTGAACAGCAAGGCGTTGGTCTCGACGGTCTCGGTCCGGTTTCGTCCCCGGATCACCAGCAGGTCGACCGGTTCGGTGAGGTCGAGCTGGAGGGCGAGTCCGCTGGCGCCCCCGGTGAGGTCCTCCGCATCGGTGTCGGCCAGTGCTGGGCCGAGCGAGGCCACGGCCAGGCGCGGGAAGAGCTGGGGCTCGGCCAGGGTGAGCGGATCGTGGAGGACCATCCCCGCGGGGACCAGCACCACCCACCGGCGAGAGAGTTGGTGGAGCGAAAGGGCGGCCTGTCGGGCCACAACCAAGCCTGCGGCGGAGGCGGGCACCGCCACCATCCATTGGCCGGCGGCGGCCAGCCCCGGCCCGATGGCCACTCCTGCGACCGCGGCCAGCCAGCTCAGGGGCACGACGGTGAGACCGAGCAACGTCGGTGTCTGCAATGGGAGACGCTGCTCGGGGCCGTACGAAGATCCGTCCACCCAGGCTTCGGTGAACCACGGCGACACCACGGCGAGGGTCGCCAGGGTGGCGGCGAGGATCGCTCCGATGTCGGCGAAATCGAGGGTGGAACCGAATGCGGCCATGGTGACCGTGGCAGCAAGTCCGGCCGGAACCACCAGCCTGGCTCCGGTGAGGCTGGCGCTCCTGGGGACCAGGAGGGTGACCAATCCCGCCGTCCAAGCCACGCTGAGAGACACCACAACCACCATCTGTGCCAGGACGGATCGGCCGTCCAAGACGTCACCCAGTGCCCCGGTGGCGGTCAGCGCCACCACCACCCACGAGCCCCGAGCCACCCACGGGGTGATCTGATCCACCTTCGACACGGACCTGAGATTTGCCGACGCGAGCCGCTGGTGGCTATTCCAGAGGGGGTAAAGGGGACAACTGGAGAGGGGACTGGGCTGTGGAGGCAGTGCTGCACACGACAGGAGACGAGGCGGCCTTGCCCCTTGGCGCGTCCTCGTCGGTGGGCAGCCTCCCCCACGTCGACCGTGACGAGGCCATCGACTTCGTGCTCCGCCACACCCCGCTCCTGCCAGCCGCGCCGACGCTTCCCCGGCTCGACCCCCTCGAGCAGATGATCCCGCAGGCCGCGTGGGGGATCGGTGGCGTTTCGGTGGACACCGACGGAACCATCTCGATCGACGACCCAGCCGTCATCGATCCCGAAGCCCCGCTCGGAGACCCCGGCCTCGACGACGCACCGTTCGCCACCTGGCGGCTGTTCCTGGATCGGGTGGCCGGGCGAACCGATCCGGTGAAGCTGCAGCTCACCGGTCCGTTGACGTTGGGCCTGACCCTCATTCAGGCCGGTCTGGCCCCGACGGTTGCTTTCGAGGTGGCGGGCCGGGCCGTGCGCCAACGAGCCCTGGCCCTGCTGGACCGGGTCGACCAGTCGGTCCCCGAGGCGCACCGGGTCGTGGTCTTCGACGAGCCCGGCTTGGTCGGCGGCCTCCGCCCCGATCTGGAGTTGACCCCCGACGGGGTCATCGACCTGCTCTCAGGCGCACTTGCATCGGTGCAGGACCGTGCGCTCTCGGGCGTTCACTGTTGTGGGGTCGCAGACTGGAGACTGGTGCTGCAGGCTGGACCCGATGTCCTGTCCGCCCCGGTCGGGGCCGGGCTGACTCCCTACGCCGCCAGCCTCAGCGGGTTCCTCGAGCGTGGCGGATGGATCGCGTGGGGGGCAGTCGCCACCAACGAGCCTCTAGGCGAGCATGCATCGAGATCGTGGCGCCAGCTCTCGTCCCAGTGGTGTGAGCTGGTCCAGAACGGCTGTGATCCGGTTCTGCTGCGGCGCCAGGCCCTCGTGACCCCGGCATGCGGTCTGGCCCTCCACGACGTCGCCCAGGCCGACCACGTGTTCGACGTGGCCTCCCACCTAGCCGAGAAGATCCACGACCAGGTAATGGGGATCCGTCTCTCGGTGGGTGCCTAAACCCTGATCCGCCGGAAGGAGGAGCCTTCCGGCGGAGTTTGGATGCCGGCCCGCCGGCCGCCGTCTTCGCTGCTGCGACCGGCAAAGCCGATCTCGGCAGATCGGGGGCTCCGCCACGAAGGGCTCTGCCCCCGAACCCCCGCCCAGTCCTTCGGCTCCAGCTCGTCAGACGGCCGAACACCAATGGCGTCTGCCCGGAGAACTGCGATCCGTCTAGAGCTTGCGCAGGGCACCCATGAGGCGCTTGAGGGTCGAGACCTTGGCGTCGGCGTCTTGTTCCTCGGTGCGGAACGCCACATCGACCGGGTTGGGCTCGCCGCGACGGCGCTTCTTGCCGGCACCGTTGGCAGCGGCGGCGGCCTCGGGCTCGTCGATGAACTGGGCGTAGAGGTCTTCGAGCCACGCCGCGTTGGGGTCGCCCGAGCGCTCCTCCTCTCCGTCCTCGTCGGTCTCGATGCCTTCGTGGTGAAGGTCTGAGCCGTGGTCGCCGAACACGTCGGCGTAGGCGGCGGCATCCGGCTCGGACCGTTCGCCGGTGTCGGGAGCATCGGTCGGTGCCGGCGACGAGGTGCCGAGCAGGTCAGCGGCGCTGGCGAACATGTCACTGAAGGGGTCGACCTCGGGGATGCCCACCCGGGGCTGTTCCTGTTCGGTCTTCCCCTCTGAGGCGAGCGCACCGGCGATGGCATCGCCGATGCGAGCGGTCAGCGGATCGGGCTCATCGGCTTTGGGTGTGGTGCTCCGCCGCGCAGTCCGGTGGGGGAGACCCATGGCCAGCAACGGATCTGGTTCGATGTCTGGGGCCGAGGGCTCGTCGTCGACAGCTTCGGGCGGTGGCGGTGGCGGTGTCTCGGTCTCGGCTTCGGTGCCGGTGTCGAAGCGGTCCTGGGGTTCGGTCGCCAGGCGACCGTCGAAGCGACCGTCGTTGGTGAACGGGTCGGTGGTGTCGAAGCGGTCCTCGGTCTGGAAACCCTGGTTAGCGTCGAAACGGTCGTCGCTGGCGAAGGGATCTTCGGACTCTCCACCAGACCGGTAGTCGTCGGTCTGAACCTCGGGTTTGGTCTCAGCCCGGCGCAGGGGTACGACCTGGGCTTCGGCATCGGTGGACACCACCTGTACCAGCCCGGCCTGGAAGAGTCGGTTGACCACCCGGGCGGTGGAGTACGCGCCGCGGCCCAGTTCGTTGGCCAGTTCGTAGATGGTGCGAGGGCCGGCCAGTGCCGTGACCAGCTCCCAGTCCTCACGAAGGATGGTCACCTGGGCGGCGTTGCCGGGGAGCGTCCGACTTGCTTCCACCCACGAGTCGAGACCCGGGATCGACCCGCTCCACTCGTCTACCTCGCGGACACGCTTGCGGACCTCGCCGACGATGGCATCTACCGGGAACGCTCGGAACGGTCCCAGCCAGTGAACGGTGTCGGGCTCGAAGTCGAACTCTCCGGTGCCATCGCGGAACAGATCGATCAGCGGGTCGTAGATGACCGACAGGACAACCGACGCCAGCAGGTCAGAGGTGATCTCGTCGTTGCGTACGAGGAGCTCGCCGACAACTGGTCGATCCCCGGCCTCGTCGATGGCCTGGCCCCAGCCATCGGCGCTGAGCCGACCAGGGCGCACCAGCGCCGTGGCCAGGGCGCCATCGGTGGCCTCGTTGCGGGCGAAGTAGAGCTGACCCCGGTGGAGGTAGACGGTGCAGCCGTGGGGGCCACCGAAGCGGACAGCGCCCGTTCGCCCGTCTGCGGACAGGACCTTGAGGATGCCCGCCGGCGAGAAGTCTTCGAGCGTGCCGTTGAGAGTCATCTGCTATCCGCGTTCCTCGGGCGTGGGTCTGCTACGGGAGTCTTTTCCCGCATTTCCGTCGGCCGTTGGCATCCCGACTTGAGGCTTTCCCCCTTCGCGACGAGTGGTCAAATGGCCCATTTTTCGGGGCGGCCGTCGTCTGATCTGCAGGTTTCAGGCTCGATCTGACCGGTCGAAGGTTGTCGCAGCCGGCCGGTAGGGTGCCCGGCTGTGACGCCCTCGACAGCATCGGGTACCGATCCGGCCTCGGACCCGGGGCCCAGCCGCCGGGTCGCGGCCGAATCCGATGGGACTCCCATCAGCGGTCCCAGCGACGACGTCGCCACCCGGGCAGCCAAGCTGCGGGCTGAGGTAACCGAGCACAACCACCGCTACCACGAGCTCGACGCCCCTACCATCAGCGACGCCGACTACGACGACCTGGTCCGTGAGCTACGGGCCTTGGAGGAGCAGTTCCCTGAACTGGTCTTGGACGGTACGCCCAGCGCCGCGGTGGGAGGGGCCCCGTCGGCCACCTTCTCGCCGGTCCGCCATTCCACCGCGATGATGTCGCTGGACAACGCCTTCTCGGTCGAGGAGTTGGAGGCCTGGGGGGAGCGTCTCGACCGTCGTGATCCCGGTTCGGGATCCATCACCGGTGGCTATTGCTGTGAGCTGAAGATCGATGGGGTCGCCATCTCGCTGCGATATGAGAGGGGCCGCTTGGTACAGGCCGCAACTCGGGGCGACGGTCACGTGGGAGAGGACGTGACCGCCAACGTCAGAACCATTGCCGCCGTCCCTCAACAACTACCCGATGGGGTCCCCGAGGTGCTGGAGGTGCGCGGCGAGATCTACATGTCCGCCGATGCCTTCGCCCGACTCCAAGCCACCCAGCAAGAGGAGAACAGGGTGCGAGTGGAGGCAGGTCGCAAGCCGCACCCGGTGGCGGTGAACCCCCGGAACGCTGCGGCTGGGTCATTGCGCCAGAAGAACCCGGCCGTTACCGCCAGTCGTGAACTGTCCATGTGGTGCTATCAGCTCGGGCAGGTGGAAGGCGGCCCGGAGTTCACCAGCCATGCCGGTTCCATCGCTCAGCTCGGCCGGTGGGGTTTCGCAGTGAACCCAGAGGTCACGGTGGTAGCGACCATGGCCGAGGTGGCCGCCTTCTGTCGCCACTGGCAGGAACACCGCCACGACCTGCCCTATGAGATCGATGGAGCGGTGGTGAAGGTCGACGACCTCGCTCAGCGGGAAGACCTGGGGACGACGTCCCGGGCGCCGCGGTGGGCGATCGCCTACAAGTTCCCACCCGAGGAGCGCACCACCAGGCTCCTAGCCATCGAGGTGTCGGTCGGCCGGACCGGCCGGGTCACGCCCTATGCCGTGCTGGAGCCGGTTTTCGTGGGGGGTGCCACCGTGACCCACGCCACTCTCCACAACGAGGACCAGGTAAAGGTCAAAGACGTCCGTGTAGGCGACACCGTCGTGGTGCGTCGGGCTGGCGACGTGATCCCCGAGGTGGTCGGCCCGGTGATCGACGCAGCCCACCACGATCGACCCGTATGGCAGTTTCCTCGCACCTGTCCGTCATCTCGGCCCGTCGAACTGGTGAGGCTCGACGGCGAGAGCGACACGCGCTGCCCCGACCCGTTGTGCCCGTTCCAGCGGTCGGGGTCCATCGAACACTTCGCCGGTCGGGGATCGATGGACATCGAGGGGTTGGGGGAACAAAGGGTCCGGCTCCTGTTGGATCTGGAGTTGGTGGGCGACATCGCCGACCTCTACCGCTTGGATTGGGAGCGCCTGGCCCGACTTCGAGCCGCGGTTTCTGCGTGGGCGACGCGGGCGGTGACCCATGCCCAGCAGCGTACGGGCGACGCCAAGGCTCGTCTGGAGGCGGTTGAGGCGGTCGACCTGGCCGCAACTCAGCCTTCAGGTGACGATCATCGGGATCTGGCTGTGGATGTGATCGAGGCACTGGTGGGAGACGTCGGCTTGTTCAAGTCGACAGCCGACGGTGTCCGTGGCCTCGGGGACGAGGCGGTGGCCAACCTCCGAGGTGCGATTGCGGCGTCCCTGGACCGGCCGTTGGCCAACCTGTTGGTGGGCCTGAACATCCGCCATCTGGGACCGTCGGGGGCGCTTGCCCTTGCCGTGGCCTTTGGTGATCTGATCCGCATCGCCGAAGCACCGCTCGAGGCGATGGCCGCGGTCGAAGGGGTGGGACCGGTAATCGCTGCGTCGGTTCGCTCCTGGTTCGACGAGCCCGCCAATCGTGACCTGGTCGACCGGCTGGTCGCGGCGGGCGTCAACACCGTCGGTCCCCAAGCCTCGAGCCTTCCTCAGGTGTTGTTGGGCAAGATCGTGGTGGTGAGTGGAACCCTCGACGGCTACACCCGTGAGCAGGCCGAGGCCGCCGTCACCGACCGGGGCGGCAAGTCGCCGGGATCGGTGTCCAAGAAGACCACCGCACTGGTCCTGGGAGCATCACCAGGGGCATCCAAGGTCACCAAGGCCGAAGGCTTGGGAATACCGATCCTCGACCAGGCCGGTTTCGAACATCTGCTGGAGACCGGCGAGCTTCCCTGACCGAAACAGGCTGGGGCGCGAGATCCCTTTTTCGAGATCCCTTTTTCGATGGCCCCTGCGAGTGACGGAGTCATCGAAATCGTGGAGCTTGTCGACGCCAGCTCTCAGATGACGTGGACGGTCCAGGTGACGACCCGAGTGGTGGTGTCGGCTCGGGAGTCCTTGAAGTATCGGAGCACGATGGTCACTTCGCCTGGCTCGAACTCTTCAATCACTTTGCCGGGCCCGGGGCGGAAGAACACCCGGTTGCGGCTGGTGGGCCGAACGCCGTACTGGCGGAGCTCGGCCTCGGTGAGCGAGTCCGGATCCACGGCGCCTTCCATGTCTTCTTCTGGGATGTCGATGCCGTTCACGGTCAGTCGTCCGTCGTAGCCCAGGGCCAGCTCGGCGCCGACGTCGGTCTGGCGCAGGGCCCGACCTCCAGGGGCAGGGAACTGCGCAACGATGGCGGGGTGGGCGGTGCTCTCGGGCGAGGTCTCACCCTTGCTGCAGCTGTAGGCGAAGATCCCGGCAGCCAGGACCAGCGCAACGGTGGTGGCGACGATGCGGATGGCTCGGCGAGCCGGACTCTCGCCGTTGTCCACGTCGCCACCGACGCCGAGGTTGTCCCCCGGAGCGCGCCCGTTGCTCGATGGGCTGGCAGGCGTGGCGGTGTCGATCATCGAGAGAATCGTGCCACCCGAGGTCGGTTCTCTCACCATCACCGCCGTTGCCTGACCGCTGTCCCACGGTGGGAGTCGCGCTCGGGGCTCGAGGCTCCCCGAAACGTCGGGTGGGGGGCGGTACCCTCGGTTCGTGGCCAATCCACGCATGACCGCCGAGATCGGCCGGGTGCTGGGCGGGCGGTACCGGCTGGTCGCGCCGATCGGCATGGGCGCCTCTGCCCAGGTTTTCCTGGCTGACGACGTACGCCTCCGTCGTCGCGTCGCCGTGAAGATGCTTCACGACGCCTTGGCCGATGACGCCGAGTTCCTGCGGCGGTTCGCGGCCGAAGCCCGAGCCGCGGCGGCCTTGAACCACCCCAACGTGATGGCGGTGTACGACTGGGGAGACGACGAGGTCGCCTTCATCGTCACCGAATACCTGGCCGGGGGAAGCCTGCGGGCCTTGCTCGACGCCGGTCACCTGCTGACTCCGTCGCAGGCTCTCACCGTAGGCCTCGATGCCACCAGGGCCCTCGACTACGCCCATCGGCGTGGTTTCGTCCACCGGGACATCAAGCCGGCCAACCTCCTCTTCGGTGAAGAACAGCGTCTGCGCATCGCCGACTTCGGGCTGGCTCGGGCGTTGGCCGAGGCGGCGTGGACCGAGCCGGCGGGGGCGGTGCTGGGTACCGCCCGTTATGCCTCGCCCGAGCAGGCCAAGGGTGAGACCTTGACCGGCAAGGCCGACGTCTACTCGTTGGCCTTGGTGCTCATCGAGGCGGTGACCGGCATTGTGCCCTTCGTGGCCGACACCACTCTGGGAACGCTCATGGCTCGCGTCGACCGCCAGTTGGTGGTGCCCGACGAGCTGGGCCCGTTGGTCGATGTGTTGACCCGAGCCGGTAACCCCGATCCTGCGGCGCGGATCGACGCCCGTACCCTGGCCGCGGGCTTGTTACGGGCGGCCAAAGCGCTGCCTCGACCCACCCCCTTGGCCCTGGCTGGAGCTTTGCCGCCTGCGGGTGTGGTCGCCGCTGATCTGGATCCCACGATGCACGGTGTCGGACCGGCCGATGGTCTCTTGGTTCAGGGCGCAGCGGTGGGCGCGTCGGCGGTGGCCCAGTCGGGGTCGGATCGGTCTGGTCTCACCGCTGAGGACCTGGACCTCGACCCGCCCGACTGGGTGAGCCGGGTGGAACCGGTCGAGCTCCAACCGGTCGAGCTCGACGCCGTCGACGTCGACGCGGTCGACCCAGGGGATGGTCCCGGCGGTGCCGCTGTGCCATCTGTCCGTGGCGATGGCGACGGCGACGGCATTGGCGACGGTGACGGCATTGGCGACGGTGATGAACACGGCGACACGGTCGTGGTCGATTCCGACGGGTCGGGGCCCCGAGGTGAGGACCTGGGCATCGACCCCGAGCCTCACCCCGAGCGGGTGGTGGTAGATCTCCGCGGCGATGCCGAAGGACTGGGAGATCACGACCTCACCGATCCCGACGGTACGAACGGTTCCGACCCGGCTCTGGAGTCCGAGCAGGCTTCGCGCCACGGTGAGCTGGCTGTGGTCGGTGCCGGCAGCGGTGCCGAACCAACCTGGGCCGACACCGGTGACGGGCACGTCTCCGAGGACCCCGTCGACCGGGTCGTGGATTCCAGCGCCACCGCATTCGTACCGCCGGTGCGCATTGACGACTACGCCTTCGACCAGCCCGATGCCGTCGACCCCGAGGCGGGCGTTACGTCGGGTGGCGGCTTCCAGGCCGAGGCCGGGTCACGTCGACGCCGCCGTTGGCCATGGGCAGTGGTCGCTGTGGTGGTCTTGGCCGGTGGCGGGGGCGTGGCTGCGGCCACGCTGGTGGACCGGGACCCGGTCCCGCCCGAGCCGGCGTTGGTGCTGCCCCTGCCCGATCTGACCAACCTCAGCCTCGACGAGGCGCGGGCGTTGATATCGGCTGGTGGGTGGAAGCTGGGCCCACTGACCGAGCGCCGCCAGGACGACACGTTCAAGGGCCAGGTGCTGGCATCCTCGCCCACGGCCGGGGCCCGAGTCGGGTTGGGTGACACCGTCGACTTGACGGTGTCGGCGGGCCAGAAGATCTACCCGATCCCGTTGGACGCCTTGAACGACGTCACGGTCGAAGATGCCACCGCCGCGCTGGCCGAGGTCGGTTTCGCCATCGACTCCTCGGGTCAGGCATATCACGAAGATGTGGAGCAAGGGCGGGTTATCGGGGCGGTTCCAGGCACCAGTGAGCGGGCCGAGCGGGGTAGCACCATCGGTGTCGAGGTGTCTCGGGGGCCGCGGCCCCGGACCGTGCCGGCCGGGTTGGTCGGCGGTACCGAGTCGTCTGCCCGAGAGGCCCTGGAGGCGGTTCAGCTCCAGATGGCCAAGGTCGGCACCTATAGCGACGATGTTCCCGAGGGTCAGGTCATCTCGGTGTTGCCCCGTTCGGGCGAGACCGTGCCCCGAGGTAGCCAGGTGAGCGTCGAGGTGTCCCTCGGCCCCGAGCTTCGGAGGGTGCCCGATGTGAGCCGGGCATCGAGCCTCACCGAAGCGGCCGCAATGCTCACCAACGCCGGGTTCGAGGCGGCGGTCAGCGGGTCGGCCACCGGTCGACCTCGGCGCACCAACCCGCCGGCGGGCACCATGGCCCGTCCTGGGACCACCGTGACCATCATCATGGGCTGAGGAGACGTGCCGAGGCGAGAGCTGGGTCGTCAACGCGGCCAGTAGGTCGAATCCTGGAAGGAGGACTTGACCCGCGGGTCAAGTAGCCTCGGATAAATGGCAGAACCAGCGCACCACGGTGTGGATCCGCAGGTTCATGCCCGTCGCTGGTGGATCCTGGCCACGGTCCTGTCGGGCCTGTTCGCGGTGAATGTGACCATCACGATCCTGGCGGTGTCGATCCATCGCATCGCCAAGGAGTTCGGGACCACCGAAGCCACCATGACCTGGGTGGTCACCGGTCCCATGTTGGCCTTCGGGGTGGTTGGCCCGTTAGTGGGCAAGCTGGGCGACCGTCTGGGCCACCGTCGCCTGTTCATGTGGGGCATGGTGGGTGTGATCGTCACGGCAGTGGCATCGGCGGTGGCGTGGAGCGCTGGAACGTTGATCGTGTTCCGTGTGCTCGGTGCCGTGGAAGGCGCGGCGACGGGGCCGGCATCATTTGCCATCGTCAGCCGGGTCTTCGCCGAGAAGGAACGGGTGAAGGCCTTGGGGTACTGGACCATGGTCGGCGCCGGTGGGCCGGTGGTGGGTGTGGTGGCCGGTGGTCCCTTGGTCGAGGCCTTCGGTTGGCGGGTTCTGTTTCTGCTTCAAATCCCAATCGCGGTAGCTGCGTTGGCGCTGGCCTGGCGACTGCTGCCCGAGACACCCAAGCACCGTGAAGGTCGTCTCGACGTGGCTGGAGCGGCGCTGCTGGCAGTCACGGTGGCGCCCTTGCTCTACTCGATCAGTGAAGCGACCAGGCTCGGTTGGACCCACCCCGGGGTGCTGGCCGGTCTAGCTGTAACCCCGCTCGCCGCCGTTGGATTCGTTCGGGTCGAACGTCGGGCCGAGAGCCCACTGCTGCCCTTGCACTACCTACGTCGACGCGGGTTCACCTTCGCCATCGTCACCCAGGCCAACCTCAACGCCGCATACATGGGTTCCTTCATTCTCACGCCACTGCTGTTGCAGAACGTCCTCGGTTACACCGAGACCAGGACCGGGTTGGTCAGCATCGCCCGTCCGCTGGCCTTCGCCCTGGCCGGTCCGGTGGCCGGGCTCGTAGTGGCGCGGGTGGGGGCCAGGTGGGCGGCAACCGCTGGAGCGGTGGCAGTGGTCATGGCCATGGGGTGGATGGCCACCTTGGGCGAGAGTTCGGCGGTGATCGTGATCATGGGGGCGCTGGCCCTGGCCGGTGTGGGCATGGGCATCGCCATGCCGCCACTGTCGGCGGCGGTCACCGCGTCGGTCGAACCCCGGGACCTGGGGATCGCGGGCGCCTCCCAGCAGATGGTGAACCAGGTGGGCGTGGTGGTGGGCATCACCGTGATGCAGATGGTGCAGCAGAGCCGGGTGGCCTCGGTGGGGCTGGGCCCAGCTACCACTGGGGTTACCTCACCGGGTTGGCGTTGGCCCTGGTCGCAGTGGCGACGGCACCGCGCATCTCTTCGCCGTCGAGGGCCACCGTGGTGGCGGAGGGCAACTCCGGCGACCCTGTCCTGGGCCCGGCCCCGGACGCGTCTCGG
It contains:
- a CDS encoding TIGR03767 family metallophosphoesterase — encoded protein: MPNHQANSLGDVASRLSRLASTRRAQRGGRAPQRESGLSSAPEVAGEGVASTVEATIRPVRSGRFRLLGWAPGEPHLVHPAGGASPDPTRFERRRSLLYFAQHTDTHLCDSQSPARMEGGDTFGWINPGTDGGYRPQESLTTHVFDRMVAATNAVVESPDSGAVMAWCVQTGDNTDNRTVAEMAWWLSVLEGRPMAPDTGAAGRYEGVQRSGWRGAWHPDDPRCRDIYGRAGFPHLPGLLDAAVAEFEPVGLDVPWLAVFGNHDSLFTGTFGPIRGLRIDQLQPMLEGTSAKPTGTVGLVRAIVHATVLGADVSRWERWAERVPVGVRQVTPDRSSRSALSRVDYVKALLEDAPRHGPLGHGFTAANLAESTSWWSRSEGDHVQVIGLDTCNHTNGDGGGLGPRQFEWLESELMTHNRRFRDRTGEWVDGDGPDRLVILVSHHNSWTMDNTNSDDADPGRRVGGAELVRFLHRFPNVVLWVNGHSHEHRVIHHRRPDSTGGSAGPNTARRMEAAGSMRVSDEAAAVVEGFWEVDTASLIDFSQQGRTFELFDNGDGTVSILTTVIDHASPPRAPRHRHGRWTVGEMASLSRELAVNDARWIDPVGLLGSIYDRNVELLLPTPFRLR
- a CDS encoding DUF4388 domain-containing protein; the encoded protein is MTLNGTLEDFSPAGILKVLSADGRTGAVRFGGPHGCTVYLHRGQLYFARNEATDGALATALVRPGRLSADGWGQAIDEAGDRPVVGELLVRNDEITSDLLASVVLSVIYDPLIDLFRDGTGEFDFEPDTVHWLGPFRAFPVDAIVGEVRKRVREVDEWSGSIPGLDSWVEASRTLPGNAAQVTILREDWELVTALAGPRTIYELANELGRGAYSTARVVNRLFQAGLVQVVSTDAEAQVVPLRRAETKPEVQTDDYRSGGESEDPFASDDRFDANQGFQTEDRFDTTDPFTNDGRFDGRLATEPQDRFDTGTEAETETPPPPPPEAVDDEPSAPDIEPDPLLAMGLPHRTARRSTTPKADEPDPLTARIGDAIAGALASEGKTEQEQPRVGIPEVDPFSDMFASAADLLGTSSPAPTDAPDTGERSEPDAAAYADVFGDHGSDLHHEGIETDEDGEEERSGDPNAAWLEDLYAQFIDEPEAAAAANGAGKKRRRGEPNPVDVAFRTEEQDADAKVSTLKRLMGALRKL
- the ligA gene encoding NAD-dependent DNA ligase LigA: MTPSTASGTDPASDPGPSRRVAAESDGTPISGPSDDVATRAAKLRAEVTEHNHRYHELDAPTISDADYDDLVRELRALEEQFPELVLDGTPSAAVGGAPSATFSPVRHSTAMMSLDNAFSVEELEAWGERLDRRDPGSGSITGGYCCELKIDGVAISLRYERGRLVQAATRGDGHVGEDVTANVRTIAAVPQQLPDGVPEVLEVRGEIYMSADAFARLQATQQEENRVRVEAGRKPHPVAVNPRNAAAGSLRQKNPAVTASRELSMWCYQLGQVEGGPEFTSHAGSIAQLGRWGFAVNPEVTVVATMAEVAAFCRHWQEHRHDLPYEIDGAVVKVDDLAQREDLGTTSRAPRWAIAYKFPPEERTTRLLAIEVSVGRTGRVTPYAVLEPVFVGGATVTHATLHNEDQVKVKDVRVGDTVVVRRAGDVIPEVVGPVIDAAHHDRPVWQFPRTCPSSRPVELVRLDGESDTRCPDPLCPFQRSGSIEHFAGRGSMDIEGLGEQRVRLLLDLELVGDIADLYRLDWERLARLRAAVSAWATRAVTHAQQRTGDAKARLEAVEAVDLAATQPSGDDHRDLAVDVIEALVGDVGLFKSTADGVRGLGDEAVANLRGAIAASLDRPLANLLVGLNIRHLGPSGALALAVAFGDLIRIAEAPLEAMAAVEGVGPVIAASVRSWFDEPANRDLVDRLVAAGVNTVGPQASSLPQVLLGKIVVVSGTLDGYTREQAEAAVTDRGGKSPGSVSKKTTALVLGASPGASKVTKAEGLGIPILDQAGFEHLLETGELP
- a CDS encoding PASTA domain-containing protein; amino-acid sequence: MANPRMTAEIGRVLGGRYRLVAPIGMGASAQVFLADDVRLRRRVAVKMLHDALADDAEFLRRFAAEARAAAALNHPNVMAVYDWGDDEVAFIVTEYLAGGSLRALLDAGHLLTPSQALTVGLDATRALDYAHRRGFVHRDIKPANLLFGEEQRLRIADFGLARALAEAAWTEPAGAVLGTARYASPEQAKGETLTGKADVYSLALVLIEAVTGIVPFVADTTLGTLMARVDRQLVVPDELGPLVDVLTRAGNPDPAARIDARTLAAGLLRAAKALPRPTPLALAGALPPAGVVAADLDPTMHGVGPADGLLVQGAAVGASAVAQSGSDRSGLTAEDLDLDPPDWVSRVEPVELQPVELDAVDVDAVDPGDGPGGAAVPSVRGDGDGDGIGDGDGIGDGDEHGDTVVVDSDGSGPRGEDLGIDPEPHPERVVVDLRGDAEGLGDHDLTDPDGTNGSDPALESEQASRHGELAVVGAGSGAEPTWADTGDGHVSEDPVDRVVDSSATAFVPPVRIDDYAFDQPDAVDPEAGVTSGGGFQAEAGSRRRRRWPWAVVAVVVLAGGGGVAAATLVDRDPVPPEPALVLPLPDLTNLSLDEARALISAGGWKLGPLTERRQDDTFKGQVLASSPTAGARVGLGDTVDLTVSAGQKIYPIPLDALNDVTVEDATAALAEVGFAIDSSGQAYHEDVEQGRVIGAVPGTSERAERGSTIGVEVSRGPRPRTVPAGLVGGTESSAREALEAVQLQMAKVGTYSDDVPEGQVISVLPRSGETVPRGSQVSVEVSLGPELRRVPDVSRASSLTEAAAMLTNAGFEAAVSGSATGRPRRTNPPAGTMARPGTTVTIIMG